The Candidatus Babeliales bacterium genomic sequence TTTCATCGGTCTTATTTTTTTATCCAGAGGATTTTTCATAAATGCGATTTGAAGCACTTCATCCATATTACTCGCAAATTTGATATTTAAACCATCAAGAGACATTTCTTTTTTGATATCTTGAAGATCGTCATAATTTTCTTGTGGCATAATAATGGTAGGACATCCATGTTGTTTTGCTGCAAGAATCTTTTCTTTAAGACCACCAATAGAGAGAATTCTTCCTTGCAAGGTAATCTCACCCGTCATTGCAAGATTTGGTTTTGTTGGGTTATCAGTCAATGCCGAAACCAAGGCTGTGCAAATAGTGATACCAGCAGAAGGGCCATCTTTTGGTGTTGCGCCTTCTGGAATATGCAAATGAATATCGTTTGCAGAATAAAAACTTGGCTTTAAGCCCAAATCTTTTGCACGTGATCGGATGTAACTCATTGCAGCTTGTGCTGATTCTTGCATCACCTCACCAAGTTGTCCAGTGAGGGTAAGTCCACCTTTTCCGGTCAATACCGATGTTTCAATTTCTAATACATCACCGCCAACTTCAGTCCATGCTAAACCTGTTGCAAGACCAATGCGTTCTTTTTTCTGACTCATACTTGTTTTTTTATTGGCAGAAGTTCCGAGCCAATCCAAAACAACTTTTTTGGTGATGGTATGTGATTTAGTTTTCTCATCTTTCAGCAATAATTGAATTGTTTTACGCATTAATTTTGCAATAATACGTTCAAGTTGACGCACACCAGCTTCTTTGGTGTATTCATCAATAATTGATAAAACAATTTCATCAGAAATAATAAATTGCTTTTTGTTGAGATTATATTCTTTTAAATTTTTTGGAATAAGAAACTGATTGGTAATCGCGAGTTTTTCATGCTCTGAATAACCAGAAAGATTTACAATTTCCAGACGATCATACAGAGGATACGGAATTTGATCCATCATGTTTGCTGTTGCAATGAACATGACTTGTGACAAATCATACCCGGTGTCAAGGAAATGATCGATAAAGTTTTTGTTTTGTTCTGGATCAAGCACTTCAAGCAATGCTGCGGCAGGATCGCCGTGCATATCGCGTGACATTTTATCAATCTCATCAAGCAAAATAACTGGGTTAAGTACGTTCGCTTTTTTCATTGCCTGAATTATTTTTCCAGGCAATGCACCGATATAGGTACGTCTGTGACCGCGAATTTCTGCTTCATCGCGCACGCCACCTAAGGATATGCGAATAAATTCGCGCCCCATGCTTTCGGCGATAGAGCGAGCTAGTGATGTTTTCCCCACACCAGGAGGACCAACAAGACAAATGACTGGTGAACGGTGCAAATTTTTAGAGAATTTTTTTGCAGCAATAAATTCAATAATGCGTTCTTTTGCTTTTTTTAAGCCTGCATGATTTTTATCTAAAATTCTCTCAGCCTGTGCAATATTAATGGTATCTTTGCTGACTTTTTGCCATGGCAGAGCGAGGATCCAATCAATATAATTTCTGCTGACAACTGCTTCTGATGAAAGAGGAGGCATTTGTTCAAGTCGTTTTAATTCACTTTCAACTTTTTGTTTTGCTTCTTTGGAGAGCCCTGCATTTTTAATTTTTTGACGTATGGCAGAGACATCTTCTGATTGATCTTCACGGCCAAGTTCCTTTTGAATTGCCTTCATCTGTTCATGTAGGTAGTATTCACGTTGATTTTTGTCAACCTGTGTTTGAATTTGTCCACGAATACGTTGCTCAGTTTG encodes the following:
- the lon gene encoding endopeptidase La — encoded protein: MQKEKNKSLKHLPASSESSLPLLPLKNVAMLPKSIIPVIVGRDISIKAVEHALKTNRMLFISAQKNAATETPTKGDVFTYGTRSTILQVMRMPNGPLKILAEGLCRAKAISFEDHEDGFINVQYQDLPTPDLKLSIELEATWRETVQLYTTYSALNDKTPSDLITSVKTVQDMDYMTDTIAVHIDNLSLENRQEILELPDLKLRMLKLCYFLEKEIDILQTEQRIRGQIQTQVDKNQREYYLHEQMKAIQKELGREDQSEDVSAIRQKIKNAGLSKEAKQKVESELKRLEQMPPLSSEAVVSRNYIDWILALPWQKVSKDTINIAQAERILDKNHAGLKKAKERIIEFIAAKKFSKNLHRSPVICLVGPPGVGKTSLARSIAESMGREFIRISLGGVRDEAEIRGHRRTYIGALPGKIIQAMKKANVLNPVILLDEIDKMSRDMHGDPAAALLEVLDPEQNKNFIDHFLDTGYDLSQVMFIATANMMDQIPYPLYDRLEIVNLSGYSEHEKLAITNQFLIPKNLKEYNLNKKQFIISDEIVLSIIDEYTKEAGVRQLERIIAKLMRKTIQLLLKDEKTKSHTITKKVVLDWLGTSANKKTSMSQKKERIGLATGLAWTEVGGDVLEIETSVLTGKGGLTLTGQLGEVMQESAQAAMSYIRSRAKDLGLKPSFYSANDIHLHIPEGATPKDGPSAGITICTALVSALTDNPTKPNLAMTGEITLQGRILSIGGLKEKILAAKQHGCPTIIMPQENYDDLQDIKKEMSLDGLNIKFASNMDEVLQIAFMKNPLDKKIRPMKKRPTKKEKTL